A part of Neodiprion pinetum isolate iyNeoPine1 chromosome 4, iyNeoPine1.2, whole genome shotgun sequence genomic DNA contains:
- the LOC124216678 gene encoding ATPase inhibitor mai-2, mitochondrial-like isoform X2 — protein sequence MQRIPTVLSRNMAFLSHVRMSGEPGSGAGKGGGGGGSIREAGGSFGKMEAAREDQYFYNQQKEQLKNLRDGLHDEISFHEEQIKRHQEAIERHKARIGKMEK from the exons ATGCAGCGTATACCAACTGTCTTATCGCGGAACATGGCGTTTCTCAG CCACGTGAGAATGTCTGGTGAACCAGGTAGTGGCGCAGGAAAGGGTGGTGGTGGCGGTGGCAGCATCAGGGAAGCTGGTGGAAGTTTTGGCAAGATGGAAGCAGCACGCGAAGACCAATACTTCTACAATCAG CAAAAGGAGCAGTTGAAAAATCTGCGTGACGGTCTTCATGATGAGATCTCTTTTCACGAGGAACAGATAAAGCGTCATCAGGAGGCCATAGAGCGCCACAAGGCTCGAATTGGAAAGATGGAGAAGTAA
- the LOC124216678 gene encoding ATPase inhibitor mai-1, mitochondrial-like isoform X1: protein MYIDKVRRWPEVVGAKPRLGILQVHVRMSGEPGSGAGKGGGGGGSIREAGGSFGKMEAAREDQYFYNQQKEQLKNLRDGLHDEISFHEEQIKRHQEAIERHKARIGKMEK, encoded by the exons ATGTACATAG ACAAAGTACGTCGTTGGCCAGAAGTGGTGGGGGCCAAACCCAGACTAGGCATACTCCAAGT CCACGTGAGAATGTCTGGTGAACCAGGTAGTGGCGCAGGAAAGGGTGGTGGTGGCGGTGGCAGCATCAGGGAAGCTGGTGGAAGTTTTGGCAAGATGGAAGCAGCACGCGAAGACCAATACTTCTACAATCAG CAAAAGGAGCAGTTGAAAAATCTGCGTGACGGTCTTCATGATGAGATCTCTTTTCACGAGGAACAGATAAAGCGTCATCAGGAGGCCATAGAGCGCCACAAGGCTCGAATTGGAAAGATGGAGAAGTAA